The nucleotide sequence CGCCACGCGCAACGCGCCACCTGCAGCCAGCGAGAGGCTGAGATGACCGATCACGCTTCCATTGTCGATCTCCTCAAGGGCCAGGTGGGCGATGCGGTCCTGGGGCACCAGGTGTTTCGCAGGCAGATCAGCGTGACGGTGGACCCGGACCGGATCGTCGAGGTCTGCACGGCGTGCCGCGACCACGAGGGGCTGCGGTTCGACATGCTGACCGACCTGACCGCGGTGGACCGGCTGCCCGCCGACCCCCGGTTCGAGGTGGTGTACAACCTCTACTCCTTTCCCCACAACCGGCGGCTGCGGCTGAAGGCCTCGGTTCCCGAGAACGGCACGATCGCCACGGTGGAAGGGGTGTGGAAGGCCGCCAACTGGCTGGAGCGGGAGGTCTACGACCTCTTCGGGGTGGTCTTCGAGGGCCACCCGGACCTGCGGCGCATCCTGCTCTGGGACGGGTACGTGGGGCACCCCCTGCGCAAGGATTTCCCGCTCCACGGCATCCCCCAGAAGGTGCAGTACCGGTAGCGCCCAAAGAATCGGTATCGGTATCGCGATCGAAATCGAAGTCGATACCGATCCCGATAGCGATACCGATTGGATGACGGTAAGACAAGCGGTCACGCAGAGCCCCATGGATGGGGCGCCGAGTCACGAAGCTTGAAGAGCGCAGTGATGCGTGAGGGTTCGAAGGGGCCGTCCCCGAGAACCCGTAGCTGAGACACCCCGCGGAGGGGGTTTTTCGGCACCTTGGTGGATGGCTCATTACGCAGGCTCGGAGGGCATCATGGCCGAGACCCGGAACATGGTCGTCAATATGGGCCCGCAGCACCCGGCCACCCACGGGGTGCTGCGGCTCGTGCTCGAGATCGACGGCGAGACCGTCGTGGGGGTCGTCCCACACCTAGGCCACCTGCATCGGGGCCTGGAGAAGCTCGCCGAGACCAAGACCTACCACCAGGCGCTGACCCTCACCGATCGCATGGATTACGTGGGGGCGCTCCTGAACAACCTGGGCTACACCCTGGCGGTGGAGAAGCTCCTGGACATCGAGGACCAGATTCCGGCCCGAGCCACGGTGCTGCGGGTGTGCCTGTGCGAGCTCCAGCGCATCGCGAGCCACCTGCTGTGGCTCGCGAGCCACGCCCTCGACATCGGCGCCATGACGGTGCTCTTCTACACCTTCCGCGACCGCGAGACGGTCATGGACCTCCTGGAGGACGTGCACGGCGCCCGCCTCACCCCGAGCTACATCCGGGTGGGGGGCTTCCCCGAGGACGTGCCGCCGGTCTTCTTCGAGAAGGCCCGGGCCTTCATCAAGGACTTTCCCTCCCGCATCGACGAGTACGAGCGGCTGCTCACCCAGAACAAGATCTGGAAGGGGCGCACCGAGGGCATCGGGATCATCAGCGTGGACGAGTGCGTCCAGTACGCCCTGACGGGCCCGGTGCTGCGGGCCGCGGGGGTGAAATGGGATCTGCGCAAGGCCCAGCCCTACTGCGGGTACGAGACCTACGACTTCGAGATCCCTACGGGCACCGTGGGCGACGTGTACGAGCGCTACCTCGTCCGGCTGGCCGAGATGCGCCAGTCCCTGCGGATCGCCGAGCAGGCGCTGGACCGCATGCCCGACGGGCCCGTGATGCTCGACGACACCCGCTTCACCCCGCCCCCCAAGCAGGACGTCTACGAGCACATCGAGTCCCTCATCCGCCACTTCAAGCTGATGAGCGACGGCTACAAGGCCCCCGCCGGCGACGTGTACATGAGCGTGGAGGCGAGCAAGGGCGAGCTGGGCT is from Thermodesulfobacteriota bacterium and encodes:
- a CDS encoding NADH-quinone oxidoreductase subunit C — protein: MTDHASIVDLLKGQVGDAVLGHQVFRRQISVTVDPDRIVEVCTACRDHEGLRFDMLTDLTAVDRLPADPRFEVVYNLYSFPHNRRLRLKASVPENGTIATVEGVWKAANWLEREVYDLFGVVFEGHPDLRRILLWDGYVGHPLRKDFPLHGIPQKVQYR
- the nuoD gene encoding NADH dehydrogenase (quinone) subunit D, producing MAETRNMVVNMGPQHPATHGVLRLVLEIDGETVVGVVPHLGHLHRGLEKLAETKTYHQALTLTDRMDYVGALLNNLGYTLAVEKLLDIEDQIPARATVLRVCLCELQRIASHLLWLASHALDIGAMTVLFYTFRDRETVMDLLEDVHGARLTPSYIRVGGFPEDVPPVFFEKARAFIKDFPSRIDEYERLLTQNKIWKGRTEGIGIISVDECVQYALTGPVLRAAGVKWDLRKAQPYCGYETYDFEIPTGTVGDVYERYLVRLAEMRQSLRIAEQALDRMPDGPVMLDDTRFTPPPKQDVYEHIESLIRHFKLMSDGYKAPAGDVYMSVEASKGELGYYLVSDGTEKPWRFRVRPPCFVNLQALEPMILGRMVADVIAVIGSLDIVLGEIDR